The Oncorhynchus tshawytscha isolate Ot180627B linkage group LG30, Otsh_v2.0, whole genome shotgun sequence genome includes a region encoding these proteins:
- the phldb2a gene encoding pleckstrin homology-like domain family B member 2 isoform X1, which produces MRQHTKGTLCLGESYFFHPEEASRMRSMLPQKSPVTTMVYGSDCVKTEHSNGGSVGGTVMRGSRSKAELQDLMETLQRRKSALEASLRASAESTRTYLSLPPPSPVSPTAHGSAMRPLSSRGLPYMTSSSMPPSPRQGERPLSPNPPYTRSRHQSQDSLLLSNSSDGRRPPVASSLLSMWNGSSSYGEPAPRPPRGHSGAASMPSSPRLGRRLYAQGRNVDNGMDPAPRQRKYSTGSLNGLGSTHSRSLPRLHRSADSPALSLPPRRSMGSHRGEKVSVSFSSKSRRNLFSLERPPDVTVPATASVPGTPRRASLASLGCELEGGGLQGSSPCLDLGLGERRLSFGKGGLGPGSRRGSISSLNGKEELRDYHMHQRDERLREQEVQRLERQRLETILSLCTELGRVERDQRGLAVSDLQKINKELEKLQVSDDESVFSDSPGSVSVTAPENGFGTRAEGYQLAEERQVRERHHSGHRDARSQSPALSLRSSAPSPSPHHRAKQQAAEDVHLKQEVSRIEEERIQVLNNVEEVEQKIKDLDNQMEESIREMEVERALLEGEQVSEMALLQREKEVLDQLNEKIGSTDKTALAEKSQEKALLDAERVKVERLSELVSEQKTQLDNCPEALKEQLQQQLSRDVEVLEAERKWFEDLEFQQLERESRQDEEKEGRNHHLLREVADYQRSTVTRKERLLTLKKQSTQITQQSQREKDSFLKEKNNLLLMLQRERENLASLERKYAEVTGGQAFPNNPVAMKEHFRSLEERRRGSKENSHLSDNLHKRSQQPLSHYSSSTLGRSLSSKSHVPLSQSSSCGSAIPRGLSVSPRDLESQRLLKAGHSHLYASEDRQRLVDLCSRTVSESNVFLDSFHYADNGHAFDTLSVDSSDSMETSISACSPDNISSASTSNVAKIEEMERLLREAQADKNRLLEHREREMEVRRQALEEERRRREDLEKRLQEETSRRQKMIEREVKLREKQRAQARPMTRYLPQRKDDFDLHGHIEAAGHNPDNCYHLAITDKTCRGFLVKMGGKIKTWKKRWFVFDRNRRTLVYYADKHEAKMKGVIYFQAIEEVYYDHLKNAHKSPNPSLTFSVKTHDRVYYMVSPSPEAMRIWMDVIVTGAEGYMHFMV; this is translated from the exons ACTGTGTGAAGACTGAACACAGCAATGGCGGCTCAGTGGGTGGCACTGTGATGAGAGGCTCCCGTTCGAAGGCGGAGCTGCAGGACTTGATGGAGACTCTGCAGCGCAGGAAGAGTGCTCTGGAGGCTAGCCTCAGAGCCAGCGCAGAATCTACCCGCACCTACCTTAGCCTGCCTCCTCCCAGCCCTGTGTCTCCCACAGCCCACGGGAGCGCCATGcgccccctctcctccaggggCCTCCCCTacatgaccagcagcagcatgccCCCCTCTCCTCGCCAGGGCGAGCGTCCTCTCAGCCCCAACCCGCCATACACACGCTCACGCCACCAATCACAGGACAGCCTGCTTCTCTCTAACTCCTCTGATGGTCGCCGCCCCCCTGTAGCCAGTTCTCTGCTGTCCATGTGGAATGGTTCCTCTTCCTATGGGGAGCCTGCCCCCCGCCCACCTCGGGGCCACAGCGGGGCGGCCAGCATGCCCTCCAGCCCTCGTCTTGGCCGCAGGCTATACGCCCAGGGCCGGAACGTGGACAATGGTATGGACCCTGCACCACGTCAGAGGAAGTACTCTACAGGGTCACTCAATGGCCTGGGCTCTACCCACAGTCGCTCTCTACCCCGCCTCCACCGGTCGGCTGACTCCCCGGCTCTGTCCCTGCCACCACGCCGATCCATGGGCTCCCACCGAGGGGAGAAGGTTTCTGTGTCCTTCTCCTCTAAGTCGAGGCGCAACCTGTTTTCTCTGGAGCGGCCGCCAGATGTGACTGTGCCAGCCACAGCCAGTGTACCGGGTACTCCCCGCCGGGCCAGCCTGGCCTCTCTGGGCTGTGAGCTGGAGGGAGGGGGCCTGCAGGGCTCCTCACCCTGCCTGGACCTGGGCCTGGGGGAGAGGAGGCTGTCCTTTGGGAAGGGAGGACTGGGGCCGGGATCGAGGAGGGGCAGCATCAGCTCTCTGAATGGGAAAGAGGAGCTGAGAGACTACCACATGCACCAGAGAGACGAGAGGCTCAGAGAACAGGAGGTGCAGAGACTG GAGCGCCAGCGGCTGGAGACCATCCTGAGCCTGTGTACTGAGCTGGGCCGTGTGGAGCGGGACCAGAGAGGCTTGGCCGTCTCCGACCTGCAGAAGATCAACAAGGAGCTGGAGAAGTTGCAGGTGTCTGATGATGAGTCTGTGTTCTCCGACTCCCCTGGCAGCGTCAGCGTCACTGCCCCGGAGAACGGCTTTGGCACCAGAGCCGAGGGATACCAGTTGGCAGAGGAGCGGCAGGTCCGCGAGCGCCATCACAGCGGGCACAGGGATGCCAGGTCCCAGTCACCTGCTCTCAGCTTGCGCAGCAGTgccccctcaccctcccctcaCCATAGAGCCAAG CAGCAGGCTGCGGAGGATGTGCATCTGAAACAGGAAGTGAGCCGTATTGAGGAGGAGAGGATCCAGGTGCTGAACAACGTAGAGGAGGTGGAGCAGAAGATCAAAGACCTGGACAACCAGATGGAGGAGTCCATCAGAGAG aTGGAGGTGGAGCGGGCTCTGCTGGAGGGTGAGCAGGTCTCTGAGATGGCCCTgctacagagggagaaggaggtacTGGACCAACTCAATGAGAAGATTGGCAGCACTGACAAGACTGCCCTCGCAGAGAAGTCCCAG GAGAAAGCCTTGCTCGATGCTGAGAGGGTAAAAGTAGAGAGGCTGTCAGAGCTTGTCTCTGAGCAGAAGACCCAGCTGGACAACTGTCCCGAGGCGCTCAAGGAGCAGCTTCAGCAGCAGCTCTCCAGG GATGTGGAGGTACTGGAGGCTGAGAGGAAGTGGTTTGAAGACCTGGAGTTCcagcagctggagagagagagtcgtcaGGACGAGGAGAAGGAGGGTCGGAACCATCATTTACTCCGAGAGGTAGCAGATTACCAGCGTAGTACTGTCACACGCAAGGAGAGACTCCTGACCCTGAAGAAGCAGTCCACACAGATTACCCAGCAGTCTCAGCGAGAGAAGGACAGTTTTCTGAAAGAGAAGAACAACCTGCTCCTCATGCTTCAGAGG GAGAGGGAGAACCTGGCCTCGCTGGAGAGGAAGTATGCTGAAGTGACTGGAGGGCAGGCCTTCCCTAACAACCCTGTTGCCATGAAAGAG CACTTCCGctctctggaggagaggaggcggGGCAGTAAGGAGAACTCCCACCTCAGTGACAATCTCCATAAGAGGAGCCAGCAGCCCCTCAGTCACTACAGCAGCTCCACACTGGGCCGCAGCCTGTCCTCTAAG TCCCACGTGCCACTGTCCCAGAGCTCCAGCTGTGGTAGTGCCATCCCCCggggcctctctgtctctccccgagATCTGGAATCTCAACGCCTGCTCAAGG CAGGCCACAGCCACCTGTACGCGAGTGAGGACCGACAGAGACTGGTTGACCTGTGTAGCAGGACCGTCTCCGAGTCCAACGTCTTCCTGGACTCCTTCCACTACGCAGACAACGGCCATGCCTTCGACACGCTCAGCGTGGACAGCTCTGACAGCATGGAGACCAGCATCTCTGCCTGCTCCCCAGACAACATCTCCAG TGCCAGCACATCCAACGTAGCAAAGATTGAAGAGATGGAACGTTTGTTACGAGAGGCCCAGGCTGATAAGAATCGTCTCCTTGAGCACAGG GAGCGTGAGATGGAGGTGCGCAGGCAGGCCCTGGAGGAGGAGCGGCGGAGGAGGGAGGACCTGGAGAAGAGACTGCAGGAGGAGACCAGCAGGAGGCAGAAGATGATCGAGAGGGAGGTGAAGCTACGCGAGAAACAGAGGGCACAG GCCCGGCCGATGACACGCTACCTCCCTCAGAGGAAGGATGACTTTGACCTCCATGGTCACATCGAGGCAGCTGGACACAACCCAGACAACTGCTACCACCTGGCCATCACTGATAAAACCTGCAGAGGGTTCCTGGTCAAGATGGGTGGCAAGATCAAGACCTGGAAGAAACGCTGGTTTGTCTTCGACCGGAACCGCAGGACCCTGGTCTACTACGCAG ACAAACACGAGGCCAAGATGAAAGGGGTCATCTACTTCCAAGCCATAGAAGAGGTTTACTATGATCATTTAAAGAATGCACACAAG AGCCCGAACCCATCGCTGACGTTCAGCGTGAAGACCCATGACAGGGTGTACTACATGGTGTCTCCCTCCCCTGAGGCCATGCGCATCTGGATGGACGTCATCGTCACCGGGGCTGAAGGATACATGCATTTCATGGTCTGA
- the phldb2a gene encoding pleckstrin homology-like domain family B member 2 isoform X7, giving the protein MRQHTKGTLCLGESYFFHPEEASRMRSMLPQKSPVTTMVYGSDCVKTEHSNGGSVGGTVMRGSRSKAELQDLMETLQRRKSALEASLRASAESTRTYLSLPPPSPVSPTAHGSAMRPLSSRGLPYMTSSSMPPSPRQGERPLSPNPPYTRSRHQSQDSLLLSNSSDGRRPPVASSLLSMWNGSSSYGEPAPRPPRGHSGAASMPSSPRLGRRLYAQGRNVDNGMDPAPRQRKYSTGSLNGLGSTHSRSLPRLHRSADSPALSLPPRRSMGSHRGEKVSVSFSSKSRRNLFSLERPPDVTVPATASVPGTPRRASLASLGCELEGGGLQGSSPCLDLGLGERRLSFGKGGLGPGSRRGSISSLNGKEELRDYHMHQRDERLREQEVQRLERQRLETILSLCTELGRVERDQRGLAVSDLQKINKELEKLQVSDDESVFSDSPGSVSVTAPENGFGTRAEGYQLAEERQVRERHHSGHRDARSQSPALSLRSSAPSPSPHHRAKQQAAEDVHLKQEVSRIEEERIQVLNNVEEVEQKIKDLDNQMEESIREMEVERALLEGEQVSEMALLQREKEVLDQLNEKIGSTDKTALAEKSQDVEVLEAERKWFEDLEFQQLERESRQDEEKEGRNHHLLREVADYQRSTVTRKERLLTLKKQSTQITQQSQREKDSFLKEKNNLLLMLQRERENLASLERKYAEVTGGQAFPNNPVAMKEHFRSLEERRRGSKENSHLSDNLHKRSQQPLSHYSSSTLGRSLSSKSHVPLSQSSSCGSAIPRGLSVSPRDLESQRLLKGHSHLYASEDRQRLVDLCSRTVSESNVFLDSFHYADNGHAFDTLSVDSSDSMETSISACSPDNISSASTSNVAKIEEMERLLREAQADKNRLLEHREREMEVRRQALEEERRRREDLEKRLQEETSRRQKMIEREVKLREKQRAQARPMTRYLPQRKDDFDLHGHIEAAGHNPDNCYHLAITDKTCRGFLVKMGGKIKTWKKRWFVFDRNRRTLVYYADKHEAKMKGVIYFQAIEEVYYDHLKNAHKSPNPSLTFSVKTHDRVYYMVSPSPEAMRIWMDVIVTGAEGYMHFMV; this is encoded by the exons ACTGTGTGAAGACTGAACACAGCAATGGCGGCTCAGTGGGTGGCACTGTGATGAGAGGCTCCCGTTCGAAGGCGGAGCTGCAGGACTTGATGGAGACTCTGCAGCGCAGGAAGAGTGCTCTGGAGGCTAGCCTCAGAGCCAGCGCAGAATCTACCCGCACCTACCTTAGCCTGCCTCCTCCCAGCCCTGTGTCTCCCACAGCCCACGGGAGCGCCATGcgccccctctcctccaggggCCTCCCCTacatgaccagcagcagcatgccCCCCTCTCCTCGCCAGGGCGAGCGTCCTCTCAGCCCCAACCCGCCATACACACGCTCACGCCACCAATCACAGGACAGCCTGCTTCTCTCTAACTCCTCTGATGGTCGCCGCCCCCCTGTAGCCAGTTCTCTGCTGTCCATGTGGAATGGTTCCTCTTCCTATGGGGAGCCTGCCCCCCGCCCACCTCGGGGCCACAGCGGGGCGGCCAGCATGCCCTCCAGCCCTCGTCTTGGCCGCAGGCTATACGCCCAGGGCCGGAACGTGGACAATGGTATGGACCCTGCACCACGTCAGAGGAAGTACTCTACAGGGTCACTCAATGGCCTGGGCTCTACCCACAGTCGCTCTCTACCCCGCCTCCACCGGTCGGCTGACTCCCCGGCTCTGTCCCTGCCACCACGCCGATCCATGGGCTCCCACCGAGGGGAGAAGGTTTCTGTGTCCTTCTCCTCTAAGTCGAGGCGCAACCTGTTTTCTCTGGAGCGGCCGCCAGATGTGACTGTGCCAGCCACAGCCAGTGTACCGGGTACTCCCCGCCGGGCCAGCCTGGCCTCTCTGGGCTGTGAGCTGGAGGGAGGGGGCCTGCAGGGCTCCTCACCCTGCCTGGACCTGGGCCTGGGGGAGAGGAGGCTGTCCTTTGGGAAGGGAGGACTGGGGCCGGGATCGAGGAGGGGCAGCATCAGCTCTCTGAATGGGAAAGAGGAGCTGAGAGACTACCACATGCACCAGAGAGACGAGAGGCTCAGAGAACAGGAGGTGCAGAGACTG GAGCGCCAGCGGCTGGAGACCATCCTGAGCCTGTGTACTGAGCTGGGCCGTGTGGAGCGGGACCAGAGAGGCTTGGCCGTCTCCGACCTGCAGAAGATCAACAAGGAGCTGGAGAAGTTGCAGGTGTCTGATGATGAGTCTGTGTTCTCCGACTCCCCTGGCAGCGTCAGCGTCACTGCCCCGGAGAACGGCTTTGGCACCAGAGCCGAGGGATACCAGTTGGCAGAGGAGCGGCAGGTCCGCGAGCGCCATCACAGCGGGCACAGGGATGCCAGGTCCCAGTCACCTGCTCTCAGCTTGCGCAGCAGTgccccctcaccctcccctcaCCATAGAGCCAAG CAGCAGGCTGCGGAGGATGTGCATCTGAAACAGGAAGTGAGCCGTATTGAGGAGGAGAGGATCCAGGTGCTGAACAACGTAGAGGAGGTGGAGCAGAAGATCAAAGACCTGGACAACCAGATGGAGGAGTCCATCAGAGAG aTGGAGGTGGAGCGGGCTCTGCTGGAGGGTGAGCAGGTCTCTGAGATGGCCCTgctacagagggagaaggaggtacTGGACCAACTCAATGAGAAGATTGGCAGCACTGACAAGACTGCCCTCGCAGAGAAGTCCCAG GATGTGGAGGTACTGGAGGCTGAGAGGAAGTGGTTTGAAGACCTGGAGTTCcagcagctggagagagagagtcgtcaGGACGAGGAGAAGGAGGGTCGGAACCATCATTTACTCCGAGAGGTAGCAGATTACCAGCGTAGTACTGTCACACGCAAGGAGAGACTCCTGACCCTGAAGAAGCAGTCCACACAGATTACCCAGCAGTCTCAGCGAGAGAAGGACAGTTTTCTGAAAGAGAAGAACAACCTGCTCCTCATGCTTCAGAGG GAGAGGGAGAACCTGGCCTCGCTGGAGAGGAAGTATGCTGAAGTGACTGGAGGGCAGGCCTTCCCTAACAACCCTGTTGCCATGAAAGAG CACTTCCGctctctggaggagaggaggcggGGCAGTAAGGAGAACTCCCACCTCAGTGACAATCTCCATAAGAGGAGCCAGCAGCCCCTCAGTCACTACAGCAGCTCCACACTGGGCCGCAGCCTGTCCTCTAAG TCCCACGTGCCACTGTCCCAGAGCTCCAGCTGTGGTAGTGCCATCCCCCggggcctctctgtctctccccgagATCTGGAATCTCAACGCCTGCTCAAGG GCCACAGCCACCTGTACGCGAGTGAGGACCGACAGAGACTGGTTGACCTGTGTAGCAGGACCGTCTCCGAGTCCAACGTCTTCCTGGACTCCTTCCACTACGCAGACAACGGCCATGCCTTCGACACGCTCAGCGTGGACAGCTCTGACAGCATGGAGACCAGCATCTCTGCCTGCTCCCCAGACAACATCTCCAG TGCCAGCACATCCAACGTAGCAAAGATTGAAGAGATGGAACGTTTGTTACGAGAGGCCCAGGCTGATAAGAATCGTCTCCTTGAGCACAGG GAGCGTGAGATGGAGGTGCGCAGGCAGGCCCTGGAGGAGGAGCGGCGGAGGAGGGAGGACCTGGAGAAGAGACTGCAGGAGGAGACCAGCAGGAGGCAGAAGATGATCGAGAGGGAGGTGAAGCTACGCGAGAAACAGAGGGCACAG GCCCGGCCGATGACACGCTACCTCCCTCAGAGGAAGGATGACTTTGACCTCCATGGTCACATCGAGGCAGCTGGACACAACCCAGACAACTGCTACCACCTGGCCATCACTGATAAAACCTGCAGAGGGTTCCTGGTCAAGATGGGTGGCAAGATCAAGACCTGGAAGAAACGCTGGTTTGTCTTCGACCGGAACCGCAGGACCCTGGTCTACTACGCAG ACAAACACGAGGCCAAGATGAAAGGGGTCATCTACTTCCAAGCCATAGAAGAGGTTTACTATGATCATTTAAAGAATGCACACAAG AGCCCGAACCCATCGCTGACGTTCAGCGTGAAGACCCATGACAGGGTGTACTACATGGTGTCTCCCTCCCCTGAGGCCATGCGCATCTGGATGGACGTCATCGTCACCGGGGCTGAAGGATACATGCATTTCATGGTCTGA
- the phldb2a gene encoding pleckstrin homology-like domain family B member 2 isoform X5, with product MRQHTKGTLCLGESYFFHPEEASRMRSMLPQKSPVTTMVYGSDCVKTEHSNGGSVGGTVMRGSRSKAELQDLMETLQRRKSALEASLRASAESTRTYLSLPPPSPVSPTAHGSAMRPLSSRGLPYMTSSSMPPSPRQGERPLSPNPPYTRSRHQSQDSLLLSNSSDGRRPPVASSLLSMWNGSSSYGEPAPRPPRGHSGAASMPSSPRLGRRLYAQGRNVDNGMDPAPRQRKYSTGSLNGLGSTHSRSLPRLHRSADSPALSLPPRRSMGSHRGEKVSVSFSSKSRRNLFSLERPPDVTVPATASVPGTPRRASLASLGCELEGGGLQGSSPCLDLGLGERRLSFGKGGLGPGSRRGSISSLNGKEELRDYHMHQRDERLREQEVQRLERQRLETILSLCTELGRVERDQRGLAVSDLQKINKELEKLQVSDDESVFSDSPGSVSVTAPENGFGTRAEGYQLAEERQVRERHHSGHRDARSQSPALSLRSSAPSPSPHHRAKQQAAEDVHLKQEVSRIEEERIQVLNNVEEVEQKIKDLDNQMEESIREMEVERALLEGEQVSEMALLQREKEVLDQLNEKIGSTDKTALAEKSQDVEVLEAERKWFEDLEFQQLERESRQDEEKEGRNHHLLREVADYQRSTVTRKERLLTLKKQSTQITQQSQREKDSFLKEKNNLLLMLQRERENLASLERKYAEVTGGQAFPNNPVAMKEHFRSLEERRRGSKENSHLSDNLHKRSQQPLSHYSSSTLGRSLSSKSHVPLSQSSSCGSAIPRGLSVSPRDLESQRLLKAGHSHLYASEDRQRLVDLCSRTVSESNVFLDSFHYADNGHAFDTLSVDSSDSMETSISACSPDNISSASTSNVAKIEEMERLLREAQADKNRLLEHREREMEVRRQALEEERRRREDLEKRLQEETSRRQKMIEREVKLREKQRAQARPMTRYLPQRKDDFDLHGHIEAAGHNPDNCYHLAITDKTCRGFLVKMGGKIKTWKKRWFVFDRNRRTLVYYADKHEAKMKGVIYFQAIEEVYYDHLKNAHKSPNPSLTFSVKTHDRVYYMVSPSPEAMRIWMDVIVTGAEGYMHFMV from the exons ACTGTGTGAAGACTGAACACAGCAATGGCGGCTCAGTGGGTGGCACTGTGATGAGAGGCTCCCGTTCGAAGGCGGAGCTGCAGGACTTGATGGAGACTCTGCAGCGCAGGAAGAGTGCTCTGGAGGCTAGCCTCAGAGCCAGCGCAGAATCTACCCGCACCTACCTTAGCCTGCCTCCTCCCAGCCCTGTGTCTCCCACAGCCCACGGGAGCGCCATGcgccccctctcctccaggggCCTCCCCTacatgaccagcagcagcatgccCCCCTCTCCTCGCCAGGGCGAGCGTCCTCTCAGCCCCAACCCGCCATACACACGCTCACGCCACCAATCACAGGACAGCCTGCTTCTCTCTAACTCCTCTGATGGTCGCCGCCCCCCTGTAGCCAGTTCTCTGCTGTCCATGTGGAATGGTTCCTCTTCCTATGGGGAGCCTGCCCCCCGCCCACCTCGGGGCCACAGCGGGGCGGCCAGCATGCCCTCCAGCCCTCGTCTTGGCCGCAGGCTATACGCCCAGGGCCGGAACGTGGACAATGGTATGGACCCTGCACCACGTCAGAGGAAGTACTCTACAGGGTCACTCAATGGCCTGGGCTCTACCCACAGTCGCTCTCTACCCCGCCTCCACCGGTCGGCTGACTCCCCGGCTCTGTCCCTGCCACCACGCCGATCCATGGGCTCCCACCGAGGGGAGAAGGTTTCTGTGTCCTTCTCCTCTAAGTCGAGGCGCAACCTGTTTTCTCTGGAGCGGCCGCCAGATGTGACTGTGCCAGCCACAGCCAGTGTACCGGGTACTCCCCGCCGGGCCAGCCTGGCCTCTCTGGGCTGTGAGCTGGAGGGAGGGGGCCTGCAGGGCTCCTCACCCTGCCTGGACCTGGGCCTGGGGGAGAGGAGGCTGTCCTTTGGGAAGGGAGGACTGGGGCCGGGATCGAGGAGGGGCAGCATCAGCTCTCTGAATGGGAAAGAGGAGCTGAGAGACTACCACATGCACCAGAGAGACGAGAGGCTCAGAGAACAGGAGGTGCAGAGACTG GAGCGCCAGCGGCTGGAGACCATCCTGAGCCTGTGTACTGAGCTGGGCCGTGTGGAGCGGGACCAGAGAGGCTTGGCCGTCTCCGACCTGCAGAAGATCAACAAGGAGCTGGAGAAGTTGCAGGTGTCTGATGATGAGTCTGTGTTCTCCGACTCCCCTGGCAGCGTCAGCGTCACTGCCCCGGAGAACGGCTTTGGCACCAGAGCCGAGGGATACCAGTTGGCAGAGGAGCGGCAGGTCCGCGAGCGCCATCACAGCGGGCACAGGGATGCCAGGTCCCAGTCACCTGCTCTCAGCTTGCGCAGCAGTgccccctcaccctcccctcaCCATAGAGCCAAG CAGCAGGCTGCGGAGGATGTGCATCTGAAACAGGAAGTGAGCCGTATTGAGGAGGAGAGGATCCAGGTGCTGAACAACGTAGAGGAGGTGGAGCAGAAGATCAAAGACCTGGACAACCAGATGGAGGAGTCCATCAGAGAG aTGGAGGTGGAGCGGGCTCTGCTGGAGGGTGAGCAGGTCTCTGAGATGGCCCTgctacagagggagaaggaggtacTGGACCAACTCAATGAGAAGATTGGCAGCACTGACAAGACTGCCCTCGCAGAGAAGTCCCAG GATGTGGAGGTACTGGAGGCTGAGAGGAAGTGGTTTGAAGACCTGGAGTTCcagcagctggagagagagagtcgtcaGGACGAGGAGAAGGAGGGTCGGAACCATCATTTACTCCGAGAGGTAGCAGATTACCAGCGTAGTACTGTCACACGCAAGGAGAGACTCCTGACCCTGAAGAAGCAGTCCACACAGATTACCCAGCAGTCTCAGCGAGAGAAGGACAGTTTTCTGAAAGAGAAGAACAACCTGCTCCTCATGCTTCAGAGG GAGAGGGAGAACCTGGCCTCGCTGGAGAGGAAGTATGCTGAAGTGACTGGAGGGCAGGCCTTCCCTAACAACCCTGTTGCCATGAAAGAG CACTTCCGctctctggaggagaggaggcggGGCAGTAAGGAGAACTCCCACCTCAGTGACAATCTCCATAAGAGGAGCCAGCAGCCCCTCAGTCACTACAGCAGCTCCACACTGGGCCGCAGCCTGTCCTCTAAG TCCCACGTGCCACTGTCCCAGAGCTCCAGCTGTGGTAGTGCCATCCCCCggggcctctctgtctctccccgagATCTGGAATCTCAACGCCTGCTCAAGG CAGGCCACAGCCACCTGTACGCGAGTGAGGACCGACAGAGACTGGTTGACCTGTGTAGCAGGACCGTCTCCGAGTCCAACGTCTTCCTGGACTCCTTCCACTACGCAGACAACGGCCATGCCTTCGACACGCTCAGCGTGGACAGCTCTGACAGCATGGAGACCAGCATCTCTGCCTGCTCCCCAGACAACATCTCCAG TGCCAGCACATCCAACGTAGCAAAGATTGAAGAGATGGAACGTTTGTTACGAGAGGCCCAGGCTGATAAGAATCGTCTCCTTGAGCACAGG GAGCGTGAGATGGAGGTGCGCAGGCAGGCCCTGGAGGAGGAGCGGCGGAGGAGGGAGGACCTGGAGAAGAGACTGCAGGAGGAGACCAGCAGGAGGCAGAAGATGATCGAGAGGGAGGTGAAGCTACGCGAGAAACAGAGGGCACAG GCCCGGCCGATGACACGCTACCTCCCTCAGAGGAAGGATGACTTTGACCTCCATGGTCACATCGAGGCAGCTGGACACAACCCAGACAACTGCTACCACCTGGCCATCACTGATAAAACCTGCAGAGGGTTCCTGGTCAAGATGGGTGGCAAGATCAAGACCTGGAAGAAACGCTGGTTTGTCTTCGACCGGAACCGCAGGACCCTGGTCTACTACGCAG ACAAACACGAGGCCAAGATGAAAGGGGTCATCTACTTCCAAGCCATAGAAGAGGTTTACTATGATCATTTAAAGAATGCACACAAG AGCCCGAACCCATCGCTGACGTTCAGCGTGAAGACCCATGACAGGGTGTACTACATGGTGTCTCCCTCCCCTGAGGCCATGCGCATCTGGATGGACGTCATCGTCACCGGGGCTGAAGGATACATGCATTTCATGGTCTGA